One region of Carya illinoinensis cultivar Pawnee chromosome 8, C.illinoinensisPawnee_v1, whole genome shotgun sequence genomic DNA includes:
- the LOC122318695 gene encoding E3 ubiquitin protein ligase DRIP2-like isoform X3 has product MASQAVKVKRKMLKACMTCPLCNKLLKEATTISMCLHTFCRKCIYEKFSDEEVDHCPVCNIDLGFLPAEKLRPDHNLQDLRVKIFPLKRRKVEGPVDTATSFLPVKRKERSLSSLVVGTPKGPMQIGLTGRRTKAARKAAAIRGYSFTVEESAKKEDSAEDHPLSSSSHDSQSKSTRIKRQDYSVAEPSNERRLHEDTHNYVEINEGPLKHRRLRAAGRKSTAASGLLHSSAQAMLDVAGSKRNRRNSPVWFSLVASEDRKADVSLPQISACYLRIKDGKMPVSFIQKYLVKKLNLTSEAEVEIMCRGQPVIPSLQLHNVVDLWFQTASTSKKVAASVGSSGNDFVMALSYCRKVQTT; this is encoded by the exons ATGGCAAGTCAGGCGGTGAAAGTGAAGAGGAAGATGCTGAAAGCATGCATGACGTGCCCTCTTTGTAATAAGCTCTTGAAGGAAGCTACGACGATATCTATGTGCCTTCACACGT TTTGCAGGAAGTGCATATATGAGAAGTTCTCAGATGAGGAGGTGGATCACTGCCCTGTATGCAACATCGATCTGGGCTTTCTTCCAGCGGAGAAACTCAG GCCAGACCACAATTTGCAAGATTTAAGGGTCAAAATTTTCCCTCTGAAGAGAAGGAAAGTTGAGGGCCCTGTAGACACAGCTACAAGTTTTCTGCCGGTTAAAAGGAAGGAGAGATCACTGTCGTCGTTGGTGGTTGGCACTCCCAAAGGGCCTATGCAAATTGGCTTGACTGGAAGGAGAACAAAAGCTGCAAGAAAAGCTGCTGCTATTCGAGGATATAGTTTTACTGTTGAGGAATCTGCCAAGAAAGAAGATTCTGCAGAGGATCATCCGTTGAGCTCCAGCTCACATGATTCTCAAAGTAAAAGTACTCGAATCAAAAGGCAG GATTATTCAGTTGCTGAGCCTTCTAATGAGCGAAGGCTTCATGAAGACACACATAATTATGTGGAGATAAATGAAG GACCTTTGAAGCATAGAAGGTTGCGTGCAGCAGGTCGTAAAAGCACAGCTGCATCTGGGCTGCTGCACTCCTCAGCACAAGCCATGCTTGATGTTGCAGGTTCTAAGCGCAACAGAAGAAATAGTCCAGTTTGGTTCTCATTAGTTGCTTCAGAAGACCG GAAAGCGGATGTTTCCCTGCCCCAGATATCTGCCTGTTACTTAAGGATAAA GGATGGTAAAATGCCCGTTTCATTTATTCAAAAGTACCTTGTGAAGAAACTCAATCTTACAAGTGAAGCTGAG gtGGAGATCATGTGCCGAGGTCAGCCAGTGATTCCATCATTGCAACTACATAACGTAGTAGATCTGTGGTTTCAGACAGCATCGACCTCAAAAAAAGTAGCAGCATCTGTTGGCTCCTCTGGTAATGACTTTGTGATGGCCCTGTCATATTGTCGGAAAGTCCAGACCACTTGA
- the LOC122318695 gene encoding E3 ubiquitin protein ligase DRIP2-like isoform X4 — protein MQIGLTGRRTKAARKAAAIRGYSFTVEESAKKEDSAEDHPLSSSSHDSQSKSTRIKRQDYSVAEPSNERRLHEDTHNYVEINEGKVDLWTPLNCLVEAANRTKSSKLNLQGPSLSKSEQPNAHDSEVYMPETKARAESPRAPDCKVLLHKSKRKEHGHNMKVHDETNGKKFLPGPLKHRRLRAAGRKSTAASGLLHSSAQAMLDVAGSKRNRRNSPVWFSLVASEDRKADVSLPQISACYLRIKDGKMPVSFIQKYLVKKLNLTSEAEVEIMCRGQPVIPSLQLHNVVDLWFQTASTSKKVAASVGSSGNDFVMALSYCRKVQTT, from the exons ATGCAAATTGGCTTGACTGGAAGGAGAACAAAAGCTGCAAGAAAAGCTGCTGCTATTCGAGGATATAGTTTTACTGTTGAGGAATCTGCCAAGAAAGAAGATTCTGCAGAGGATCATCCGTTGAGCTCCAGCTCACATGATTCTCAAAGTAAAAGTACTCGAATCAAAAGGCAG GATTATTCAGTTGCTGAGCCTTCTAATGAGCGAAGGCTTCATGAAGACACACATAATTATGTGGAGATAAATGAAGGTAAAGTTGATCTTTGGACACCCTTGAACTGTCTTGTTGAAGCTGCCAATAGAACCAAGTCCTCTAAGTTGAATTTACAAGGGCCGTCCCTTTCCAAATCAGAACAACCCAATGCCCATGATAGTGAAGTATATATGCCAGAAACCAAAGCCAGAGCAGAATCACCCAGGGCTCCTGACTGTAAAGTACTTCTGcataaaagcaaaagaaaggagCATGGACACAATATGAAAGTCCATGATGAAACTAATGGTAAAAAATTCCTTCCAGGACCTTTGAAGCATAGAAGGTTGCGTGCAGCAGGTCGTAAAAGCACAGCTGCATCTGGGCTGCTGCACTCCTCAGCACAAGCCATGCTTGATGTTGCAGGTTCTAAGCGCAACAGAAGAAATAGTCCAGTTTGGTTCTCATTAGTTGCTTCAGAAGACCG GAAAGCGGATGTTTCCCTGCCCCAGATATCTGCCTGTTACTTAAGGATAAA GGATGGTAAAATGCCCGTTTCATTTATTCAAAAGTACCTTGTGAAGAAACTCAATCTTACAAGTGAAGCTGAG gtGGAGATCATGTGCCGAGGTCAGCCAGTGATTCCATCATTGCAACTACATAACGTAGTAGATCTGTGGTTTCAGACAGCATCGACCTCAAAAAAAGTAGCAGCATCTGTTGGCTCCTCTGGTAATGACTTTGTGATGGCCCTGTCATATTGTCGGAAAGTCCAGACCACTTGA
- the LOC122318695 gene encoding E3 ubiquitin protein ligase DRIP2-like isoform X2 — MASQAVKVKRKMLKACMTCPLCNKLLKEATTISMCLHTFCRKCIYEKFSDEEVDHCPVCNIDLGFLPAEKLRPDHNLQDLRVKIFPLKRRKVEGPVDTATSFLPVKRKERSLSSLVVGTPKGPMQIGLTGRRTKAARKAAAIRGYSFTVEESAKKEDSAEDHPLSSSSHDSQSKSTRIKRQDYSVAEPSNERRLHEDTHNYVEINEGKVDLWTPLNCLVEAANRTKSSKLNLQGPSLSKSEQPNAHDSEVYMPETKARAESPRAPDCKVLLHKSKRKEHGHNMKVHDETNGKKFLPGPLKHRRLRAAGRKSTAASGLLHSSAQAMLDVAGSKRNRRNSPVWFSLVASEDRKADVSLPQISACYLRIKDGKMPVSFIQKYLVKKLNLTSEAEPSGPRFDHRIFHSEEVEDRIWSPAI; from the exons ATGGCAAGTCAGGCGGTGAAAGTGAAGAGGAAGATGCTGAAAGCATGCATGACGTGCCCTCTTTGTAATAAGCTCTTGAAGGAAGCTACGACGATATCTATGTGCCTTCACACGT TTTGCAGGAAGTGCATATATGAGAAGTTCTCAGATGAGGAGGTGGATCACTGCCCTGTATGCAACATCGATCTGGGCTTTCTTCCAGCGGAGAAACTCAG GCCAGACCACAATTTGCAAGATTTAAGGGTCAAAATTTTCCCTCTGAAGAGAAGGAAAGTTGAGGGCCCTGTAGACACAGCTACAAGTTTTCTGCCGGTTAAAAGGAAGGAGAGATCACTGTCGTCGTTGGTGGTTGGCACTCCCAAAGGGCCTATGCAAATTGGCTTGACTGGAAGGAGAACAAAAGCTGCAAGAAAAGCTGCTGCTATTCGAGGATATAGTTTTACTGTTGAGGAATCTGCCAAGAAAGAAGATTCTGCAGAGGATCATCCGTTGAGCTCCAGCTCACATGATTCTCAAAGTAAAAGTACTCGAATCAAAAGGCAG GATTATTCAGTTGCTGAGCCTTCTAATGAGCGAAGGCTTCATGAAGACACACATAATTATGTGGAGATAAATGAAGGTAAAGTTGATCTTTGGACACCCTTGAACTGTCTTGTTGAAGCTGCCAATAGAACCAAGTCCTCTAAGTTGAATTTACAAGGGCCGTCCCTTTCCAAATCAGAACAACCCAATGCCCATGATAGTGAAGTATATATGCCAGAAACCAAAGCCAGAGCAGAATCACCCAGGGCTCCTGACTGTAAAGTACTTCTGcataaaagcaaaagaaaggagCATGGACACAATATGAAAGTCCATGATGAAACTAATGGTAAAAAATTCCTTCCAGGACCTTTGAAGCATAGAAGGTTGCGTGCAGCAGGTCGTAAAAGCACAGCTGCATCTGGGCTGCTGCACTCCTCAGCACAAGCCATGCTTGATGTTGCAGGTTCTAAGCGCAACAGAAGAAATAGTCCAGTTTGGTTCTCATTAGTTGCTTCAGAAGACCG GAAAGCGGATGTTTCCCTGCCCCAGATATCTGCCTGTTACTTAAGGATAAA GGATGGTAAAATGCCCGTTTCATTTATTCAAAAGTACCTTGTGAAGAAACTCAATCTTACAAGTGAAGCTGAG CCCTCCGGACCAAGATTTGACCATAGAATCTTCCATTCAGAAGAAGTTGAGGACAGGATTTGGAGCCCAGCCATATAG
- the LOC122318695 gene encoding E3 ubiquitin protein ligase DRIP2-like isoform X1 — MASQAVKVKRKMLKACMTCPLCNKLLKEATTISMCLHTFCRKCIYEKFSDEEVDHCPVCNIDLGFLPAEKLRPDHNLQDLRVKIFPLKRRKVEGPVDTATSFLPVKRKERSLSSLVVGTPKGPMQIGLTGRRTKAARKAAAIRGYSFTVEESAKKEDSAEDHPLSSSSHDSQSKSTRIKRQDYSVAEPSNERRLHEDTHNYVEINEGKVDLWTPLNCLVEAANRTKSSKLNLQGPSLSKSEQPNAHDSEVYMPETKARAESPRAPDCKVLLHKSKRKEHGHNMKVHDETNGKKFLPGPLKHRRLRAAGRKSTAASGLLHSSAQAMLDVAGSKRNRRNSPVWFSLVASEDRKADVSLPQISACYLRIKDGKMPVSFIQKYLVKKLNLTSEAEVEIMCRGQPVIPSLQLHNVVDLWFQTASTSKKVAASVGSSGNDFVMALSYCRKVQTT, encoded by the exons ATGGCAAGTCAGGCGGTGAAAGTGAAGAGGAAGATGCTGAAAGCATGCATGACGTGCCCTCTTTGTAATAAGCTCTTGAAGGAAGCTACGACGATATCTATGTGCCTTCACACGT TTTGCAGGAAGTGCATATATGAGAAGTTCTCAGATGAGGAGGTGGATCACTGCCCTGTATGCAACATCGATCTGGGCTTTCTTCCAGCGGAGAAACTCAG GCCAGACCACAATTTGCAAGATTTAAGGGTCAAAATTTTCCCTCTGAAGAGAAGGAAAGTTGAGGGCCCTGTAGACACAGCTACAAGTTTTCTGCCGGTTAAAAGGAAGGAGAGATCACTGTCGTCGTTGGTGGTTGGCACTCCCAAAGGGCCTATGCAAATTGGCTTGACTGGAAGGAGAACAAAAGCTGCAAGAAAAGCTGCTGCTATTCGAGGATATAGTTTTACTGTTGAGGAATCTGCCAAGAAAGAAGATTCTGCAGAGGATCATCCGTTGAGCTCCAGCTCACATGATTCTCAAAGTAAAAGTACTCGAATCAAAAGGCAG GATTATTCAGTTGCTGAGCCTTCTAATGAGCGAAGGCTTCATGAAGACACACATAATTATGTGGAGATAAATGAAGGTAAAGTTGATCTTTGGACACCCTTGAACTGTCTTGTTGAAGCTGCCAATAGAACCAAGTCCTCTAAGTTGAATTTACAAGGGCCGTCCCTTTCCAAATCAGAACAACCCAATGCCCATGATAGTGAAGTATATATGCCAGAAACCAAAGCCAGAGCAGAATCACCCAGGGCTCCTGACTGTAAAGTACTTCTGcataaaagcaaaagaaaggagCATGGACACAATATGAAAGTCCATGATGAAACTAATGGTAAAAAATTCCTTCCAGGACCTTTGAAGCATAGAAGGTTGCGTGCAGCAGGTCGTAAAAGCACAGCTGCATCTGGGCTGCTGCACTCCTCAGCACAAGCCATGCTTGATGTTGCAGGTTCTAAGCGCAACAGAAGAAATAGTCCAGTTTGGTTCTCATTAGTTGCTTCAGAAGACCG GAAAGCGGATGTTTCCCTGCCCCAGATATCTGCCTGTTACTTAAGGATAAA GGATGGTAAAATGCCCGTTTCATTTATTCAAAAGTACCTTGTGAAGAAACTCAATCTTACAAGTGAAGCTGAG gtGGAGATCATGTGCCGAGGTCAGCCAGTGATTCCATCATTGCAACTACATAACGTAGTAGATCTGTGGTTTCAGACAGCATCGACCTCAAAAAAAGTAGCAGCATCTGTTGGCTCCTCTGGTAATGACTTTGTGATGGCCCTGTCATATTGTCGGAAAGTCCAGACCACTTGA